TGGAAGGCTTTGCCGCCGCTCACGCCGACCTTGTGACGCTGAAACCCGGCAACATGGTGGTGAACAGGAAACTTGAAGCCGCTAATCGCGTTACCATTGTGACTCAGGGAGGGTCCGGGCACGAACCGGCCATTTCCGGATTTGTGGGCGACGGTATGGTGGATATCAGCGTCGTAGGGGACATCTTCGCCGCTCCGGGACCCCAGGCCTGCGTGGATGCCATCAAAATGGCGGACCGGGGGAAGGGAGTTCTGTACGTGGTGCTCAACCACGCGGGCGACATGCTGACCGGAAATCTGACCATGAAACAGGTGGAGAAGGAAGGACTTCACGTCATCAAAGTGGTGACTCAGGAGGACGTTTCCAACGCGCCTCGTTCCAACAGCGACGATCGGCGGGGACTTGTGGGCTGCATCCCCACGTACAAGATCGCGGGCGGGGCCGCGGCTGAAGGAAAAAGTCTCGAAGAGGTGGCTGCTGTCGCTCAGCGGTTCGCGGACAACATGGCGACCCTGGCGGTGGCCGTGCGGGGCGCGACTCACCCTTCCACGGGCAGTATGCTGGCCGACCTTGGGGAGGACGAAATGGAAATCGGCATGGGGCAGCACGGCGAGGGCGGCGGTGGGCGTTCTGCCATGAAAACCGCCGATGCCACCGCTGACATCATGCTGAACGCTCTCCTGAAGGACCTTTCCATCCAGTCCGGCGAAAAACTGATGCTTATCCTGAACGGGGCGGGAGCGACGACCCTGATGGAGCTGTTCATCATTTACCGCAGGTGCGTTCAAATTCTGAAGGAAAAGAATATCCAGCTTGTGGCGAATTATGTTGGAGAACTCCTGACCGTCCAGGAGCAGGCGGGATTTCAGATGTTTATCGCTCGAATGGACGACGAACTGCTCCGTTACTGGAATGCCCCCTGCAACACGCCTTACATGAAGAAGCAGTAGAGACCGGCAAAATATCCGAAAAGGAGGAGACGAAGATGAGCGCGGAATACATGCATATCGGGATACCGATAACCAACAGAAAACCCGGGATGGTTTACAACGAGGGAATGAAGCTTTGGATGAGCAACCCCGAGGACTACGATTATAAGATCGAGTATCTGAAGTTCGAAGAGGGAACGCCTTTCCCGGAGATTATGCACAAAAACCCGCACATCGCCTACAAAGTGGACGACGCGGAACATTATATCGCGGACGCGGATCAGGTGCTTTTTCCTCTGACGGAAATCGGGCCGGGTACTCGCATCGCCTTTGTCATCAAGGACAACACCATT
This sequence is a window from Synergistaceae bacterium. Protein-coding genes within it:
- a CDS encoding dihydroxyacetone kinase subunit DhaK; translation: MKMKKFINAQENLTKELLEGFAAAHADLVTLKPGNMVVNRKLEAANRVTIVTQGGSGHEPAISGFVGDGMVDISVVGDIFAAPGPQACVDAIKMADRGKGVLYVVLNHAGDMLTGNLTMKQVEKEGLHVIKVVTQEDVSNAPRSNSDDRRGLVGCIPTYKIAGGAAAEGKSLEEVAAVAQRFADNMATLAVAVRGATHPSTGSMLADLGEDEMEIGMGQHGEGGGGRSAMKTADATADIMLNALLKDLSIQSGEKLMLILNGAGATTLMELFIIYRRCVQILKEKNIQLVANYVGELLTVQEQAGFQMFIARMDDELLRYWNAPCNTPYMKKQ